One genomic window of Arthrobacter sp. KBS0703 includes the following:
- a CDS encoding Gfo/Idh/MocA family protein encodes MTDQPTGTSDGAIRWGILGTGFIAGLQAQDLTENGFTVQAVGSRSLDSSKAFAEQYGVATAHGSYEDLVADPSVDVVYIATPHPFHHANALLALNAGKHVLVEKPFTMNASEAQDIVDLAESKGLVALEAMWTRFLPHMIRLRAIIQEGTIGEVRKVVASHNQSLPKDPAHRLNDPALGGGALLDLGIYPISFAFDILGAPETIRASASMTATGVDRQTAAIFDYAGGQQAIVDCELDAASANRAMIIGTEGWIDLESTWYNPVPFTVHAVDGSVVERYEQPVASRGMQYQAAELERLVREGDTAGTILPPSETVAVMAAMDKIRRQIGLSYDADTPVEGTVPND; translated from the coding sequence GTGACTGATCAACCCACCGGCACTTCCGACGGTGCAATCCGCTGGGGCATCCTCGGCACAGGATTCATCGCCGGGCTGCAGGCGCAGGACCTGACCGAGAACGGCTTCACGGTGCAGGCCGTCGGGTCACGCTCGCTGGACTCGAGCAAGGCGTTTGCCGAGCAGTACGGCGTGGCAACGGCACACGGCAGCTACGAAGACCTGGTGGCAGACCCGTCGGTTGACGTGGTGTACATCGCCACGCCGCACCCGTTCCACCACGCCAATGCCTTGTTGGCGTTGAATGCGGGCAAGCATGTGCTGGTGGAGAAGCCGTTCACCATGAACGCCAGCGAAGCCCAGGACATTGTTGATCTCGCGGAATCCAAGGGGCTCGTGGCGCTGGAAGCCATGTGGACCCGATTCCTCCCGCACATGATCCGCCTCCGCGCCATCATCCAGGAAGGCACCATCGGTGAGGTCCGGAAGGTGGTGGCCAGCCACAACCAGAGCCTGCCCAAGGACCCCGCCCACCGGCTGAATGATCCTGCACTGGGCGGGGGAGCGCTCCTGGACCTCGGCATCTACCCGATCTCTTTTGCGTTCGACATCCTGGGAGCGCCGGAGACGATTCGCGCCAGTGCCTCCATGACTGCGACGGGCGTGGACCGGCAGACTGCAGCCATCTTTGACTATGCCGGCGGCCAGCAGGCCATCGTGGACTGCGAACTGGACGCCGCCAGCGCCAACCGGGCCATGATCATCGGGACCGAAGGGTGGATCGACCTCGAATCCACTTGGTACAACCCCGTGCCGTTCACCGTTCATGCCGTGGATGGCAGCGTTGTTGAACGCTACGAGCAGCCTGTCGCCAGCCGGGGTATGCAGTACCAGGCCGCCGAGCTGGAGCGACTGGTCAGGGAAGGCGATACCGCCGGCACCATTCTTCCTCCAAGCGAGACGGTCGCCGTCATGGCGGCGATGGACAAAATCCGCCGCCAGATCGGGCTCAGCTACGATGCCGACACTCCCGTTGAGGGAACGGTTCCGAATGACTGA
- a CDS encoding DsbA family oxidoreductase, whose translation MKIEIWSDVACPWCYIGKRRFEAALAEFPHRDDVDVQWRSYQLDPSLPEHYDGTELDYLSTRKGMAPEQVSEMFDHVAAQAQGEGLNYRFDAVVVANSFTAHRLIHLAATHGKQDEAKERLLSDHFEHGRDIGSREYLTSLGQDLGLDAADVAELFSTDKYSDDVRHDFAEARALGISGVPFFVIDRKFGLSGAQPAATFTMALEQAWQDSHPLVMVGTDGSAAADAAADACGPDGCST comes from the coding sequence ATGAAGATTGAAATCTGGTCAGACGTCGCGTGCCCGTGGTGCTACATCGGCAAGCGCCGGTTCGAGGCCGCCCTGGCCGAATTCCCGCACCGTGACGATGTAGACGTGCAATGGCGCAGCTACCAGCTGGATCCCTCCCTGCCGGAGCACTACGACGGCACCGAACTGGACTACCTCAGCACCCGCAAGGGCATGGCGCCGGAGCAGGTGTCCGAGATGTTTGACCATGTGGCAGCCCAGGCCCAGGGCGAGGGGCTCAACTACCGGTTCGACGCCGTCGTCGTTGCCAACAGCTTCACGGCCCACCGGCTCATCCACCTCGCGGCCACCCACGGCAAGCAGGACGAGGCCAAGGAACGGCTGCTCAGCGATCACTTCGAGCACGGCAGGGACATCGGCAGCCGGGAGTACCTGACCTCCCTCGGCCAAGACCTGGGCCTTGATGCCGCCGACGTCGCCGAGCTGTTCAGCACGGACAAATACTCCGACGACGTCCGGCACGACTTCGCCGAGGCACGCGCCCTGGGCATCAGCGGTGTGCCGTTCTTCGTGATCGACCGCAAGTTTGGACTCTCCGGTGCCCAGCCCGCCGCGACGTTCACCATGGCACTCGAACAGGCCTGGCAGGATTCGCATCCCCTGGTCATGGTCGGCACCGACGGTTCGGCCGCCGCGGATGCAGCGGCCGACGCCTGCGGACCGGACGGCTGCAGCACCTAA
- a CDS encoding TetR/AcrR family transcriptional regulator yields MPRISAPSNAAQRADTQRRILKAFGELLFTHGLPGLTMTDVARHAGVGRTAVYNYYADIEELLIAYALVETERFLAELRDSLARLDNPVDRLALYVRAQVEDLSRRHLPPGPAMGAVLSPSSFAKLAGHVGGLSNLLQDILSDGMEQGYLPAADARQQAQLIHGTLSSSAARGSDEPEDLEERISRTVRFIQLGAGARFDDGGRPVRLSPPPEAAG; encoded by the coding sequence ATGCCACGGATTTCGGCCCCCAGCAACGCTGCGCAGCGCGCCGACACCCAGCGCCGCATCCTGAAGGCGTTCGGCGAGCTCCTCTTCACACACGGGCTGCCCGGGCTCACCATGACGGACGTGGCGCGGCACGCTGGCGTTGGCCGCACGGCCGTCTACAACTACTACGCCGACATCGAAGAGCTGCTGATCGCCTACGCCCTGGTAGAGACCGAGCGGTTCCTGGCCGAGCTGCGCGACTCCCTCGCCCGCCTGGACAACCCGGTGGACCGTCTGGCGCTGTATGTGCGGGCGCAGGTCGAGGACCTCAGCCGCCGCCACCTGCCGCCCGGGCCCGCCATGGGTGCGGTGCTCTCACCCTCGTCCTTCGCCAAGCTGGCCGGCCACGTGGGCGGCCTCAGCAACCTGCTCCAGGACATCCTGAGCGACGGCATGGAGCAGGGATACCTGCCGGCAGCAGACGCAAGGCAGCAGGCGCAGCTCATCCACGGAACGCTGTCCTCCAGCGCCGCCCGAGGCAGCGACGAGCCGGAGGACCTGGAAGAGCGCATCTCACGGACTGTCCGGTTCATCCAGCTGGGGGCCGGCGCCAGGTTCGACGACGGCGGCCGCCCCGTGCGCCTCAGCCCTCCGCCGGAGGCGGCGGGCTGA
- a CDS encoding heme-degrading domain-containing protein, translating to MTDTDSPRITELRRHEEELVFPCFDHHDAWRLGSLIANRAIAEGHAVAIDIRRHNLVLFRCVLPGATADQEEWIRRKSASTLRFERSTALLTEEFSAKSFDPTQGGWLAAEDYTLAGGSFPVRVPGTGVVAAVTVSGLSSDDDHQLVVDSIRAHLKDTAA from the coding sequence ATGACTGACACCGACTCGCCGCGGATCACCGAACTGCGCCGGCACGAGGAAGAGCTCGTCTTTCCGTGCTTTGACCATCACGACGCGTGGCGACTCGGCTCGCTCATCGCCAACCGCGCGATCGCCGAGGGCCACGCTGTGGCCATCGATATCCGGCGCCACAACCTCGTGCTGTTCCGCTGTGTCCTGCCAGGAGCCACGGCCGACCAGGAGGAGTGGATCCGCCGCAAGTCGGCCAGTACCCTGCGCTTTGAACGCAGCACAGCGCTATTGACCGAGGAGTTCTCGGCCAAAAGCTTCGACCCCACGCAAGGCGGGTGGCTCGCAGCGGAGGATTACACGCTAGCCGGAGGCTCCTTCCCTGTCCGTGTCCCGGGCACGGGCGTCGTCGCTGCTGTCACGGTTTCCGGGCTGTCCTCCGATGACGACCACCAGCTGGTGGTCGACAGCATCAGGGCCCACCTCAAGGACACAGCGGCATAG
- a CDS encoding Gfo/Idh/MocA family protein: protein MNSPESTDGTNPDTLPLGVAMIGYAFMGKAHSNAWRNVSSFFDVPAFEQKLLVGRDAAQVAEAAAKYGWAETATDWRSVLERDDIHIVDICAPGWMHAEIAIAALEAGKHVLVEKPLANTLAEAEAMADTARSARERGVQSMIGFNYRRVPALALAKELIAEGRLGTVRHVRAVYLQDWLVDPDSPMTWRLNKETAGSGALGDIASHAIDQVMFLLGGTVTEVSGRLHTFVNSRPGADGPEEVTVDDAAWATLTLDSGAIASVEVSRMATGQKNSLKLEIYGDKGSLLFDLEAINELGFLDATLPVREQGFRRILVNEPEHPYMAAWWPQGHVIGWEHTFTHEIRDFLTAIDGGTQPSPSFEEGLAVQRVLAAIEESANAKSSIIQLTASPVPAIEGA, encoded by the coding sequence ATGAACTCCCCCGAAAGCACGGACGGCACCAACCCGGACACCCTACCGCTGGGCGTTGCAATGATCGGCTATGCGTTCATGGGCAAGGCCCACTCGAACGCCTGGCGGAACGTTTCGTCCTTCTTCGACGTCCCGGCCTTCGAGCAGAAATTGCTCGTGGGCCGGGACGCCGCCCAGGTCGCCGAAGCCGCCGCGAAATACGGCTGGGCCGAAACCGCCACTGACTGGCGTTCGGTCCTGGAGCGGGACGACATCCACATCGTGGATATCTGCGCCCCGGGCTGGATGCACGCCGAGATCGCCATCGCGGCGCTCGAGGCCGGAAAGCACGTCCTGGTGGAAAAGCCACTGGCCAACACCCTGGCCGAGGCCGAAGCCATGGCGGACACGGCCCGGTCCGCCCGGGAACGCGGCGTGCAGTCCATGATCGGTTTCAACTACCGCCGCGTGCCCGCCCTGGCCCTCGCGAAGGAGCTCATCGCCGAAGGCCGGCTCGGGACGGTCCGGCACGTCCGTGCCGTCTACCTGCAGGACTGGCTGGTAGACCCGGATTCCCCCATGACATGGCGGCTGAACAAGGAAACCGCCGGGTCCGGAGCGCTGGGCGACATCGCGTCCCACGCGATCGACCAGGTCATGTTCCTGCTCGGCGGCACCGTCACCGAGGTCTCGGGCCGGCTGCACACCTTCGTGAACAGCCGCCCCGGGGCGGACGGCCCCGAAGAGGTAACGGTCGACGACGCCGCCTGGGCAACGCTGACACTGGACTCAGGGGCCATCGCCTCCGTGGAGGTCTCCCGCATGGCCACCGGCCAAAAAAACTCCCTGAAACTGGAGATCTACGGGGACAAGGGCTCCCTCCTGTTCGACCTGGAAGCCATCAACGAACTCGGCTTCCTGGACGCCACTCTCCCGGTCCGGGAACAGGGCTTCCGGCGGATCCTGGTCAACGAACCCGAACACCCGTACATGGCTGCCTGGTGGCCGCAGGGCCACGTGATCGGCTGGGAGCACACTTTCACGCACGAAATCCGGGACTTCCTTACCGCGATCGACGGCGGCACCCAGCCCTCGCCGTCGTTCGAGGAAGGCCTGGCCGTGCAGCGGGTGCTGGCCGCCATCGAAGAATCCGCCAACGCCAAGTCCTCCATCATCCAGCTCACCGCCTCCCCCGTCCCCGCCATTGAAGGAGCCTGA
- a CDS encoding Gfo/Idh/MocA family protein, whose product MSTSSMKRGPVGVAVIGAGNISKQYLDNLTVFPDLKVHVIADLFEDAAAARAKEYGIAEFGGVDAALNHPDVEIIVNLTIPAAHVEVATAAVNAGKHVWTEKPFSLDRESGLGLLKAADAAGLRLGCAPDTFLGAGLQTARRLIERGDIGTPLTAMTTFQTPGPESWHPNPAFLFQHGAGPLFDMGPYYLTALVQTFGSVRKVAAIGSKAKEVRVIGSGPKLGEEFTVEVPTHVSAMAQFDGGQSSHSVFSFESPRLRMGFVEITGTEATISLPDPNYFDGDIKLWRAGDEEWTVIPATGAANGRGMGVLDMARSIRAGVPHRATGNLAYHVLDTMVSISESVESGTFVDVESSAPASPVLPEDWDPTASTL is encoded by the coding sequence ATGAGCACCTCCTCCATGAAGCGGGGCCCGGTCGGCGTAGCGGTCATCGGCGCCGGCAACATCAGCAAGCAGTACCTGGACAACCTGACCGTGTTCCCGGACCTGAAGGTCCACGTCATCGCCGATCTCTTCGAAGATGCCGCGGCGGCGCGGGCGAAGGAATACGGGATCGCCGAGTTCGGCGGGGTGGACGCGGCCCTGAACCATCCCGACGTCGAAATCATCGTCAACCTGACCATCCCTGCCGCGCACGTGGAGGTGGCCACGGCCGCCGTCAATGCCGGCAAGCATGTGTGGACGGAGAAGCCCTTCTCGCTGGACCGGGAATCAGGGCTGGGGCTCCTCAAGGCCGCCGACGCTGCCGGACTGCGGCTCGGCTGCGCACCGGACACGTTCCTTGGCGCGGGGCTGCAGACGGCCCGGCGACTGATCGAGCGCGGCGACATCGGCACCCCGCTGACCGCCATGACCACGTTCCAGACCCCCGGGCCGGAATCCTGGCACCCGAACCCCGCGTTCCTCTTCCAGCACGGTGCCGGTCCCTTGTTCGATATGGGCCCGTACTACCTCACCGCGCTGGTCCAGACGTTCGGATCCGTGCGCAAAGTGGCAGCCATCGGCTCCAAAGCCAAGGAAGTCAGGGTCATCGGCTCCGGGCCCAAGCTGGGTGAAGAGTTCACGGTGGAGGTCCCCACCCATGTCAGCGCGATGGCACAGTTCGACGGCGGACAGTCCTCGCACAGCGTCTTTTCGTTCGAGTCGCCGCGGCTGCGGATGGGCTTCGTGGAGATCACGGGCACGGAGGCCACCATCTCGCTGCCGGATCCGAACTACTTCGACGGCGACATCAAGCTCTGGCGCGCCGGCGACGAAGAGTGGACGGTCATTCCCGCGACCGGCGCCGCCAACGGCCGGGGCATGGGCGTGCTGGACATGGCCCGCTCCATCCGGGCCGGGGTTCCGCACCGCGCCACGGGCAACCTGGCCTACCACGTGCTGGACACCATGGTCTCGATTTCCGAATCCGTTGAATCCGGCACCTTTGTCGACGTCGAAAGCTCCGCCCCTGCGTCGCCGGTCCTCCCCGAGGACTGGGACCCCACCGCTTCCACCCTCTAG
- a CDS encoding carbohydrate ABC transporter permease — protein sequence MSAVVHAHPQSGPVLGVAGPAKNKRVLSEAGHRGQWWRFTAILLITAIVLVPIMVTVVLAFTPGPNSTATGLTFENLSNVFSTTLAATWLQNSLVTTLSTVVVSVAVAAPAGYVLSRGRSKAVSGYSLLLFVMQSLPVITSVVPLFILFAAMGLVDNLMGLTIIYVGSTMTVATWMMAAYFDSIPISLEEASWIDGCSVFGSFTKVVLRNSLPGILSTAIFAFLLAWNDYLVAIVFLRSNEIFTLPMGVQSFFQQNNTDWSGVMALAVIMMLPPVIVFATLNKYFSVGGIGGSLAGR from the coding sequence ATGAGCGCAGTAGTCCACGCCCACCCCCAGTCCGGCCCCGTCCTCGGCGTCGCCGGCCCGGCCAAGAACAAACGCGTCCTCTCCGAAGCCGGCCACCGCGGCCAGTGGTGGCGCTTCACCGCCATCCTTCTCATCACCGCGATAGTCCTCGTACCCATCATGGTCACGGTGGTCCTCGCCTTCACCCCCGGCCCCAACAGCACAGCGACCGGCCTGACGTTCGAGAACCTCAGCAACGTCTTCTCCACGACACTGGCCGCCACCTGGCTGCAGAACAGCCTCGTCACCACCCTCTCCACCGTGGTGGTCTCCGTCGCAGTCGCAGCCCCGGCCGGCTACGTCCTCTCCCGCGGCCGCTCCAAAGCAGTCTCTGGCTACTCCCTGCTCCTGTTCGTCATGCAGTCCCTGCCTGTCATCACCTCCGTGGTCCCGCTCTTCATCCTGTTCGCAGCCATGGGCCTGGTGGACAACCTCATGGGACTGACCATCATCTACGTCGGCTCCACCATGACCGTGGCCACCTGGATGATGGCCGCCTACTTCGACTCCATCCCCATCAGCCTCGAAGAAGCCTCCTGGATCGATGGCTGCTCCGTCTTCGGCTCCTTCACCAAAGTCGTCCTCCGCAACTCCCTGCCCGGCATCCTCTCCACCGCGATCTTTGCCTTCCTGCTGGCCTGGAACGACTACCTCGTAGCCATCGTGTTCCTGCGCTCCAACGAAATCTTCACCCTCCCCATGGGCGTCCAGTCCTTCTTCCAGCAAAACAACACGGACTGGTCCGGAGTCATGGCCCTCGCGGTGATCATGATGCTCCCACCCGTCATCGTCTTCGCCACACTGAACAAATACTTCAGCGTCGGCGGCATCGGCGGATCCCTCGCCGGCCGGTAA
- a CDS encoding biopolymer transporter Tol gives MLCTLRPGQRCEVWIASVTGESELVYSTDQFLLEAPNWTLDGSALILNGDGKLWSFDVAGRTLEQVPLTGIPDLNNDHVLAPDGTGIFLSANDGHIYRAALSGGPVERITDDDGSFHFLHGVSPDGGELAYVGIAAGDFTQPGRLRTIPSDGGATAGVDVGPGHCDGPEYSPDGKWLYLNTESFSALRGHAQLARVQVDGTGFERLLESGTVDWFPHLSPDGELASYIRFPAGTEGHPANLPVAVVLVSTNDWTAPLHTWPLFGGQGTLNVNSWAPDSKRFAFVAYPLANTDSPKDHVRD, from the coding sequence ATGCTGTGTACCCTTCGGCCCGGCCAGCGCTGCGAGGTCTGGATTGCGTCCGTCACGGGCGAATCCGAACTCGTCTATAGCACCGACCAGTTCCTCCTCGAAGCGCCGAACTGGACCTTGGACGGCTCGGCCCTCATCCTCAACGGCGACGGGAAACTGTGGAGCTTTGATGTTGCAGGCCGGACACTCGAACAGGTCCCGCTCACCGGCATCCCGGACCTGAACAACGACCACGTCCTCGCTCCTGACGGCACCGGCATCTTCCTGTCGGCGAACGACGGCCACATCTACCGGGCAGCTTTGAGCGGCGGTCCGGTGGAACGGATCACCGACGACGACGGCTCCTTCCACTTCCTGCACGGCGTGAGTCCAGACGGCGGCGAGCTCGCTTACGTGGGTATCGCGGCCGGCGACTTTACGCAGCCGGGCCGCCTCAGGACCATACCGTCCGACGGCGGTGCTACCGCCGGAGTTGATGTCGGCCCCGGCCATTGCGACGGACCGGAATACTCGCCGGACGGAAAGTGGCTCTACCTGAATACCGAGTCCTTCAGCGCTCTCCGCGGCCACGCCCAGCTTGCCCGCGTGCAGGTTGACGGAACCGGTTTCGAGCGCCTCCTTGAGAGCGGGACCGTCGACTGGTTCCCGCACCTCTCCCCCGACGGGGAGCTGGCCAGCTACATCCGCTTCCCCGCAGGCACGGAGGGCCACCCCGCGAACTTGCCGGTCGCCGTCGTGCTTGTCTCCACCAACGACTGGACCGCACCGCTTCACACTTGGCCCCTCTTCGGCGGCCAGGGGACCCTCAATGTCAACAGCTGGGCACCGGATTCCAAGCGCTTTGCGTTTGTGGCGTATCCGCTCGCCAACACCGACTCACCAAAGGACCACGTTCGTGACTGA
- a CDS encoding sugar phosphate isomerase/epimerase, whose translation MSYSLQLYTLRNAVQEDLPGTIRKVAEIGFTQVEPYNFVATAAELGAALKENGLTAPSGHAPLLSQDQDEIFAAAKELGISTVIDPYLPAEHWQKAEDIQATAAKLNAAAKKGAEYGIRVGYHNHAWELESIIEGRTALEYFADLLDPELVLEVDTYWVAVGGQDPVDILAKLGDRVKFIHIKDGPATTDTKAQQPAGQGKIAVWDVIGAAKSLEVGVVEFDDYSGDIFDGIAQSLAFLNTGASEGAQSEGARA comes from the coding sequence ATGTCTTACTCACTTCAGCTCTACACCCTGCGCAATGCCGTCCAGGAGGACCTGCCCGGCACCATCAGGAAGGTCGCTGAGATCGGCTTCACCCAGGTTGAACCGTACAACTTCGTGGCCACGGCAGCCGAACTAGGTGCCGCCTTGAAGGAGAACGGCCTGACCGCCCCGTCTGGGCACGCGCCGCTGCTCAGCCAGGACCAGGATGAGATCTTTGCCGCCGCGAAGGAACTTGGCATCAGCACCGTCATCGACCCCTACCTGCCTGCCGAACACTGGCAGAAGGCCGAGGACATCCAGGCCACCGCTGCCAAGCTCAACGCGGCAGCGAAGAAGGGAGCTGAATACGGCATACGTGTCGGCTACCACAACCACGCTTGGGAACTGGAGTCCATCATCGAGGGACGCACTGCGCTGGAATACTTCGCCGATCTCCTGGACCCGGAACTGGTCCTGGAAGTGGACACCTACTGGGTTGCCGTCGGCGGCCAGGACCCGGTGGACATCCTGGCCAAGCTCGGGGACCGGGTGAAGTTCATCCACATCAAGGACGGCCCGGCCACCACCGACACCAAGGCCCAGCAGCCCGCCGGGCAGGGCAAGATCGCAGTGTGGGACGTCATCGGCGCCGCCAAGTCCCTGGAAGTGGGCGTCGTGGAGTTTGATGACTACTCCGGCGACATCTTCGACGGCATCGCCCAGAGCCTTGCCTTCCTGAACACCGGAGCGTCCGAAGGCGCCCAGTCCGAAGGAGCACGGGCATGA
- a CDS encoding DUF1080 domain-containing protein, whose amino-acid sequence MSGIETPGGGDGFVPLFDGTTLTGWRSVPRVYGTEYPGGPALLERFAALGLTPPVEPEKHPARWFVDDGILVGEQDSPGSGYGGYLVSEQAFGDFELVLEMRPDWPADTGVMIRRRPDTWEGFQVLVDHRPSGGIGGFFGNGLASFSAVPFAVNVATDADGRPTGLIADNPATSVEPVTEEKRARLRYAADVEDFLNIWRWDDWNELRIRCVGALPVITTWVNGLKIAELDTASLDSPNYHPADVLGVLGERGHIALEVHDNDSMFGEARWGKGAQCRWRNIRIKEL is encoded by the coding sequence ATGTCAGGCATTGAAACGCCCGGGGGCGGTGACGGTTTTGTCCCGCTGTTCGACGGCACCACATTGACCGGCTGGCGATCGGTACCCCGCGTCTATGGCACCGAATATCCGGGCGGTCCGGCCCTCTTGGAACGCTTTGCCGCCCTGGGCCTGACCCCGCCGGTGGAACCCGAGAAGCACCCGGCCCGCTGGTTCGTGGACGACGGCATCCTGGTCGGCGAGCAGGACTCCCCCGGCAGCGGCTACGGCGGCTACCTGGTGAGCGAGCAGGCGTTCGGCGACTTCGAACTCGTGCTGGAAATGCGCCCGGACTGGCCGGCAGACACCGGTGTGATGATCCGGCGCCGGCCGGATACGTGGGAAGGTTTCCAGGTGCTCGTGGACCACCGTCCCTCCGGCGGCATTGGCGGGTTCTTCGGCAACGGACTGGCGAGCTTCTCTGCCGTGCCCTTCGCCGTCAACGTGGCCACGGACGCAGACGGGCGGCCCACCGGACTGATTGCGGACAACCCGGCCACATCCGTGGAGCCTGTCACGGAAGAAAAGCGTGCCCGCCTTAGGTACGCCGCCGACGTCGAGGACTTCCTCAACATCTGGCGCTGGGACGACTGGAACGAACTCCGCATCCGCTGCGTCGGCGCCCTGCCGGTCATCACCACCTGGGTCAACGGTCTCAAGATCGCCGAACTGGACACAGCCAGCCTGGACTCGCCGAACTACCACCCGGCGGATGTCCTGGGTGTCCTCGGCGAGCGCGGGCACATCGCGTTGGAAGTCCACGACAATGACTCCATGTTCGGCGAGGCCCGCTGGGGCAAGGGCGCGCAGTGCCGGTGGCGAAACATCCGGATCAAGGAGCTCTAA
- a CDS encoding GNAT family N-acetyltransferase, whose product MTHAIRKATVDDAGRLAGLAAVTFPLACPPESSPADIAAHLEATLSESNFRSYLADPDVTVLVIDSDGDLRGYSMLVDRPARDPDVAAALTALPATELSKCYVHPDHHGLGAAAELVHASLGEAAATGARGMWLGVNSQNAKAIRFYEKSGFRKVGTKSFTLGATVEHDFVMERALP is encoded by the coding sequence ATGACGCACGCCATCCGAAAAGCAACCGTGGACGACGCCGGCCGACTGGCCGGGCTTGCTGCCGTCACCTTTCCGCTCGCCTGCCCGCCGGAGTCCTCCCCTGCCGATATCGCGGCACACCTCGAGGCGACGCTCAGCGAATCAAACTTCCGAAGTTATCTGGCAGACCCCGACGTCACGGTCCTGGTGATCGACTCCGACGGCGACCTCCGCGGCTACAGCATGCTCGTGGACCGTCCGGCCCGGGATCCGGACGTTGCCGCCGCCCTAACCGCCCTGCCGGCCACCGAGCTCAGCAAGTGCTACGTGCACCCCGACCACCACGGGCTGGGCGCCGCGGCGGAGCTGGTGCACGCCAGCCTCGGCGAGGCCGCAGCCACCGGTGCGCGCGGAATGTGGCTCGGAGTCAACAGCCAGAATGCCAAGGCCATCCGCTTCTACGAGAAATCAGGCTTCCGGAAGGTCGGCACCAAGTCGTTCACCCTGGGCGCCACGGTGGAGCACGACTTCGTCATGGAGCGCGCCCTCCCGTAG
- a CDS encoding sugar phosphate isomerase/epimerase: MPRPYTLFTGQWADLPFEEVARLASGWGYDGLEIAVSGDHLDAWRWDEPGYVDSKLAVLEKYNLKVWAISNHLKGQAVCDDPIDFRHEAIVGSKVWGDGDPEGVRQRAAEEMKHTARLAKALGVDTVVGFTGSSIWQYVAMFPPVPEKVIEAGYQDFADRWNPILDVFDECGVRFAHEVHPSEIAYDYWTTVRTLEAIGHRPAFGLNWDPSHFMWQGIDPVSFIWDFKDRIYHVDCKDTKLRPTGRNTVMGSHLPWGDPRRGWDFVSAGRGDVPWESSFRALTAIGYTGPISIEWEDAGMDRLHGAPEALAALKTFDFPASQTSFDAAFSSKD; the protein is encoded by the coding sequence ATGCCCCGCCCGTACACCCTGTTCACCGGCCAGTGGGCCGACCTCCCGTTCGAGGAAGTCGCACGCCTGGCTTCCGGCTGGGGCTACGACGGCCTGGAAATCGCCGTTTCCGGGGACCACCTGGATGCCTGGCGCTGGGACGAGCCCGGCTATGTCGACTCCAAACTCGCCGTCCTGGAAAAGTACAACCTCAAGGTCTGGGCCATCTCCAACCACCTCAAGGGCCAGGCCGTCTGCGATGACCCCATCGACTTCCGCCACGAAGCGATCGTCGGGTCCAAAGTCTGGGGCGACGGCGACCCCGAAGGTGTCCGCCAACGCGCTGCCGAGGAAATGAAGCACACCGCCCGGCTCGCCAAAGCCCTCGGCGTGGACACCGTGGTCGGGTTCACCGGCTCCTCCATCTGGCAGTACGTCGCGATGTTCCCGCCCGTGCCGGAAAAGGTCATCGAGGCCGGCTACCAGGACTTCGCGGACCGCTGGAACCCCATCCTGGATGTCTTCGACGAGTGCGGGGTCCGTTTCGCCCACGAAGTCCACCCGAGTGAGATCGCCTACGACTACTGGACCACCGTCCGCACCCTCGAAGCGATCGGCCACCGTCCCGCGTTCGGGCTGAACTGGGACCCGTCCCACTTCATGTGGCAGGGCATCGACCCCGTCTCCTTCATCTGGGACTTCAAGGACCGGATCTACCACGTGGACTGCAAGGACACCAAGCTCCGCCCCACCGGCCGGAACACCGTCATGGGTTCCCACCTGCCCTGGGGCGACCCGCGGCGCGGCTGGGACTTCGTCTCCGCCGGACGCGGCGACGTCCCCTGGGAATCCTCCTTCCGCGCCCTCACCGCCATCGGCTACACCGGCCCCATCAGCATCGAGTGGGAAGACGCCGGCATGGACCGCCTCCACGGCGCCCCCGAAGCCCTCGCAGCGCTCAAGACATTCGACTTCCCCGCCTCCCAGACGTCCTTCGACGCCGCCTTCAGCAGCAAGGACTAG